The following coding sequences are from one Musa acuminata AAA Group cultivar baxijiao chromosome BXJ2-4, Cavendish_Baxijiao_AAA, whole genome shotgun sequence window:
- the LOC135610455 gene encoding homeobox-leucine zipper protein HAT4-like, with product MMGKDDLGLSLSLSSSSHHHHLPPQLHLMPPSSSPAASVPLPSPPFPCHQRTQWTDLLARAEKRPVVDMSGGAAEARSLPRLRGIDVNRAPAGATERDSEEDAGTSSPNSTLSSVSGKRGERDHHLGDELDPDRACSRGISDEEDGDGSRKKLRLSKDQSAILEESFKEHNTLNPKQKLALAKQLNLRPRQVEVWFQNRRARTKLKQTEVDCEFLKRCCETLTDENRRLQKEVQELRALKLSPQFYMHMTPPTTLSMCPSCERVSNSTTTSSPSTNAPTPEHHQFLHHQPIPAPWAPIPLRPFLDAPPQRS from the exons ATGATGGGAAAGGATGATTTAGGCTTGAGCCTCAGCTTGAGCTCCTCCAGCCATCACCACCACTTGCCTCCTCAGCTACACCTCATGCCTCCTTCCTCTTCGCCCGCTGCTTCTGTTCCTTTGCCCTCACCACCTTTTCCTTGCCACCAGAGGACGCAGTGGACTGATCTCCTTGCTCGCGCGG AGAAGAGACCGGTGGTGGACATGTCCGGGGGAGCAGCGGAGGCGAGGTCGCTGCCCCGACTTCGAGGAATCGACGTGAACCGGGCGCCGGCGGGCGCCACGGAGAGGGACAGCGAGGAGGACGCAGGAACGTCGTCCCCGAACAGCACGCTCTCGAGCGTGAGCGGCAAGCGGGGGGAGCGCGACCACCACCTCGGCGACGAGCTCGACCCTGACCGTGCGTGCTCGCGCGGGATCAGCGACGAGGAAGACGGCGATGGCTCCCGCAAGAAGCTCCGCCTCTCCAAGGACCAGTCGGCCATACTTGAGGAGAGCTTCAAGGAGCACAACACCCTCAACCCC AAGCAAAAGCTGGCGTTGGCCAAACAGCTCAACCTGAGGCCAAGGCAAGTGGAAGTGTGGTTCCAAAACCGAAGAGCAAG AACGAAGTTGAAGCAAACAGAGGTGGACTGTGAGTTCCTGAAAAGATGCTGCGAGACCCTCACAGACGAGAACCGGAGGCTGCAGAAGGAAGTACAGGAGCTGAGAGCTCTGAAGCTGTCGCCGCAGTTCTACATGCACATGACTCCCCCAACCACTCTCAGCATGTGCCCTTCCTGCGAGCGCGTCTCCaactccaccaccacctcctcgccGTCTACCAACGCGCCGACGCCGGAACACCATCAGTTCCTCCACCACCAGCCGATCCCGGCCCCGTGGGCGCCGATCCCGCTTCGGCCTTTCCTCGATGCCCCTCCGCAGCGCTCTTAG